Below is a genomic region from Angustibacter sp. Root456.
GGGCCGCGAGTACGACACGATCTACCACGAGCACTTCTCCTACCTGTCGCTGCTGACGACCCAGCGGGTGCTCGCTGAGGCGGGGCTCACCGTCGTCGACGTCCAGGAGATCCCCACGCACGGCGGCTCGCTGCGCACCTGGTCGATGCCGACCGAGCACGCGAGCGAACCGTCAGCCGCCGTGGCGAAGGTGCTGGACGACGAGCGCAGGGCAGGTCTGCACACCCTGGAGGGTCACGACGGGTTCGCGCCGGTCGTGGCGGCGGCCCGCAACGACTTCGTCGAGTTCCTCATCGCGCGCGCGCGTGAGGGCGCCAAGGTCGCGGGCTACGGTGCGCCCGGCAAGGGCAACACCCTGCTGAACCACTGTGGGATCCGCGCCGACCTGCTGTCGTTCACGGTCGACCGCAACCCGTTCAAGCACGGCAAGTTCCTGCCAGGCACGCACATCCCGATCCACGCGCCGGAGAAGCTCGCGGAGGAGCGTCCGGACTACATCGTGATCCTGCCGTGGAACCTCAAGAAGGAGATCACGGCCCAGCTCGAGTACACCCGGGAGTGGGGCGCGAAGCTCGTCGTCCCCCTGCCGCACCTCGAGATCTTCTGAGGTCGGAGGCTGAGATGAAGGTCGTGCTGTTCTGCGGCGGGCTGGGGATGCGCATGCGCAGCGGCGCGGACTCGGCCCCGAAGCCGATGATGCCCATCGGCGACCGTCCGGTGCTCTGGCACATCATGCGGTACTACGCGCACTACGGGCACAAGGAGTTCATCCTCTGCCTCGGGTACGGCGCGCAGTCGGTGAAGGACTACTTCCTCAACTACCAGGAGACGGCGTCCAACGACTTCGTCCTCAGCGACGGCGGCCGAAACATCGAGTTGCTCGGGTCGGACATCAGCGACTGGCGCATCACGTTCGCCGACACGGGGCTGAACACGTCAATCGGTGAGCGGCTGCGCCGGGTGCGCCACCACCTGGGCGACGACGAGATGTTCCTCGCCAACTACGGCGACGTGCTCACCGACGCCCCCATGGATCAGGTGGTGGCCAAGTTCGCGGCCAGCGACGCCGTGGCGTCGATGCTCGCGGTCAAGCCGCAGGAGTCCTTCCACGTCGTGCACATGGGCGACGACGACCGCGCCACAGGGTTCCAGTCGGCGGCCGAGCTGCCGCTGTGGATCAACGGCGGCTTCTTCGTGCTGCGGCAGGGCATCTTCGACTACCTCGGCGAGGGCGAGGACCTGGTCGGTGACGCCTGCCCCCGTGCCGCACGCGAGGGCCTGATGATGGCCCAGTCCTACCGAGGGTTCTGGGCGCCGATGGACACGCTGAAGGAGCGTGCGGCGCTGGAGGAGCTGTACCGCACCGGGGTCAGCCCGTGGATGGTGTGGCGGCAGCCGAACGGCATTCCGGCACTACGCATCCCTGCGGTGGCCGAGCCGGCCGTGACCCTGGCTCCCGCGTGATCGAGCTCGCGCTGCCACAGGGGCGCCTGACGGTGCTGGCGGTGGGCGCCCACCCGGACGACATCGAGATCGGTTGCGGGGGAACGCTTTTGGCATTGAGCGACGCCCGCGACGTTGCCCTGTCGCTGGTCGTCGCCACCGGCTCGAGCGCGCGCCAGGCCGAGGCGGCGACAGCCGCGAAGACCCTCGGCGCGTCAGCCGACGACCTGCACCTGCTCGGCCTCGCCGACGGCCGGCTCCCCGCGCAGTGGGCCGAGCTGAAGCAGGCGCTGGAGGATCTGGCTCGGTCGGTGCGGCCCGACGTCGTGCTCGCGCCGAGCCGCGCCGACGCCCACCAGGACCACCGGTTGCTCGCCGAGCTCGTGACGACTGTGTGGCGCGACGCGCTCGTGCTGCACTACGAGATCCCGAAGTGGGACGGCGACCTCGGGCGCCCCACCCACTACGTACCGCTGACGGACGAGCAAGTGCAGCGCAAGCTTGACCTGCTCTACGGCAGCTTCTCGTCGCAGCACGGCCGCGACTGGTGGGACGAAGAACTGTTCCGCGGTCTGCTGCGGATGCGCGGTGTCGAGTGCCGCGCGCGGTACGCCGAGGCGTTCGTTGTCGCGAAGGCCGTCATCGACCTCGGCCGACGACCGTGAACGCGTCCGACGTGGACCTGCAGAGATGCCCGCTCTGCGGCACGGACGGCGGCCGCGTCGTGCACCGCGCCGAGGCCGTCCCGGTGCACTCCTGCCTGCTGGTGGACTCCCGCGACGACGCGCTGTCGCTACCTCGCGGCACCGTGACGCTCGTGATGTGCGAGCACTGCGGGCACCTGGCG
It encodes:
- a CDS encoding sugar phosphate nucleotidyltransferase; amino-acid sequence: MKVVLFCGGLGMRMRSGADSAPKPMMPIGDRPVLWHIMRYYAHYGHKEFILCLGYGAQSVKDYFLNYQETASNDFVLSDGGRNIELLGSDISDWRITFADTGLNTSIGERLRRVRHHLGDDEMFLANYGDVLTDAPMDQVVAKFAASDAVASMLAVKPQESFHVVHMGDDDRATGFQSAAELPLWINGGFFVLRQGIFDYLGEGEDLVGDACPRAAREGLMMAQSYRGFWAPMDTLKERAALEELYRTGVSPWMVWRQPNGIPALRIPAVAEPAVTLAPA
- a CDS encoding PIG-L deacetylase family protein yields the protein MIELALPQGRLTVLAVGAHPDDIEIGCGGTLLALSDARDVALSLVVATGSSARQAEAATAAKTLGASADDLHLLGLADGRLPAQWAELKQALEDLARSVRPDVVLAPSRADAHQDHRLLAELVTTVWRDALVLHYEIPKWDGDLGRPTHYVPLTDEQVQRKLDLLYGSFSSQHGRDWWDEELFRGLLRMRGVECRARYAEAFVVAKAVIDLGRRP